From the Solanum pennellii chromosome 4, SPENNV200 genome, one window contains:
- the LOC107016410 gene encoding uncharacterized protein LOC107016410, whose product MENINNSLPTRYLLKIESFSLLSENGISKYESNEFESGGFNWKMIIHPNGDGDGDGDETGHISIYLAVIGTSLLNTVCEVNASFSFLIFDQIHDNFTVMKGMERRFRNIKNEWGFSKCISHETFKDPSNGYLVDDKCIFGVDVYVIKKQGIGECMSLLNDTEPYKHEWKITEFSKLNEEAYSEEFTVGDYRWKLSLCLGGDSRQNGKDIYVFLKSVDAKGFDRQKRVQAEFIISLKNQIGGEHHKLCGCAHWYSATSSGRGWSSFMRCCEFNDPKKGFLIEDCCIVEAEVYKHGKEDEEKGRLVLEAMTVARVNWNTEMDCLKVQLLKQHYQRDQVRSGKLQDALLI is encoded by the exons ATGGAAAATATTAACAATTCATTACCAACACGTTACTTGTTGAAGATTGAATCATTTTCGTTGCTATCAGAAAATGGTATTTCCAAgtatgaatcaaatgagttcGAATCTGGTGGCTTCAATTG GAAAATGATCATTCATCCTAACGGAGACGGAGATGGAGATGGAGATGAAACAGGCCATATATCTATATACTTGGCTGTTATTGGGACAAGCTTGTTGAATACTGTTTGCGAGGTGAATGCCTCGTTTAGCTTCTTGatatttgatcaaattcatgACAACTTTACTGTAATGAAAG GAATGGAAAGGCGTTTTCGCAATATCAAGAATGAATGGGGCTTTTCGAAATGTATCTCTCATGAAACATTCAAAGATCCGTCTAATGGTTACCTTGTTGATGACAAATGTATCTTTGGAGTTGACGTATATGTCATCAAGAAGCAGGGAATAGGTGAATGTATGTCCTTATTGAATGACACCGAGCCTTATAAGCACGAATGGAAGATTACTGAGttttcaaaattgaatgaaGAAGCGTATTCTGAAGAGTTTACTGTTGGAGATTATAGATG GAAACTTTCATTATGTCTTGGAGGTGACAGCCGACAAAATGGTAAGGATATCTACGTGTTTCTTAAATCAGTTGATGCTAAAGGATTTGATCGCCAAAAGAGAGTACAGGCAGAATTTATCATTTCTCTCAAAAACCAGATTGGTGGTGAACATCACAAGTTGTGTG GTTGTGCACATTGGTATTCAGCTACTTCATCAGGACGTGGCTGGTCATCATTTATGCGATGTTGTGAATTCAATGATCCTAAAAAGGGCTTCCTTATTGAAGATTGTTGCATTGTGGAAGCCGAG gtatacAAACATGGAAAAGAGGATGAAGAAAAAGGGAG GCTGGTGTTGGAAGCTATGACAGTTGCTCGTGTTAACTGGAATACTGAAATGGATTGTTTAAAAGTCCAGCTTCTGAAACAACACTATCAGAGGGACCAG GTCAGGTCTGGAAAGCTGCAGGACGCGTTGCTCATTTGA
- the LOC114076804 gene encoding ubiquitin carboxyl-terminal hydrolase 12-like: MIIHPNGDGDGDGDETGHISIYLAVIGTSLLNTVCEVNASFSFLIFDQIHDNFTVMKGMERRFRNIKNEWGFSKCISHETFKDPSNGYLVDDKCIFGVDVYVIKKQGIGECMSLLNDTEPYKHEWKITEFSKLNEEAYSEEFTVGDYRWKLSLCLGGDSRQNGNNIYVFLKSVDAKGFDRQKRVQAEFIISLKNQIGGEHHKLCGCAHWYSATSSGRGWSSFMRCCEFNDPKKGFLIEDCCIVEAEVSVVGVVNCLT; encoded by the exons ATGATCATTCATCCTAACGGAGACGGAGATGGAGATGGAGATGAAACAGGCCATATATCTATATACTTGGCTGTTATTGGGACAAGCTTGTTGAATACTGTTTGCGAGGTGAATGCCTCGTTTAGCTTCTTGatatttgatcaaattcatgACAACTTTACTGTAATGAAAG GAATGGAAAGGCGTTTTCGCAATATCAAGAATGAATGGGGCTTTTCGAAATGTATCTCTCATGAAACATTCAAAGATCCGTCTAATGGTTACCTTGTTGATGACAAATGTATCTTTGGAGTTGACGTATATGTCATCAAGAAGCAGGGAATAGGTGAATGTATGTCCTTATTGAATGACACCGAGCCTTATAAGCACGAATGGAAGATTACTGAGttttcaaaattgaatgaaGAAGCGTATTCTGAAGAGTTTACTGTTGGAGATTATAGATG GAAACTTTCATTATGTCTTGGAGGTGACAGCCGACAAAATGGTAATAATATCTACGTGTTTCTTAAATCAGTTGATGCTAAAGGATTTGATCGCCAAAAGAGAGTACAGGCAGAATTTATCATTTCTCTCAAAAACCAGATTGGTGGTGAACATCACAAGTTGTGTG GTTGTGCACATTGGTATTCAGCTACTTCATCAGGACGTGGCTGGTCATCATTTATGCGATGTTGTGAATTCAATGATCCTAAAAAGGGCTTCCTTATTGAAGATTGTTGCATTGTGGAAGCCGAGGTTTCTGTTGTTGGTGTCGTTAATTGTTTAACTTAA
- the LOC114076776 gene encoding uncharacterized protein LOC114076776 encodes MENITNSLPTRYLWKIESFSLLSQNGTSKYESNVFESGGFNWKMMIYPDGDGDGAGHISVYLGIIEKSAVWEVNVSFSFLIFDQIHDNYNVMKGMERRFHNIKTEWGFSKCISHKTLKDPTNGYVVDDKCVVGVDIYVVKKQGIGECMSLLNDTEPYKHEWKITEFSKLKRKVYSSEQFILDGYKWKLSLYPTGDNRRNGKNISVYLESVDAKGFNRQKRVKAKFSISLKNQNGGEHQKRSGGMNWYSAASYSWGWSSFMRCCELNDPKKGFLIEDCCILEAEVSVVGVVNCLT; translated from the exons ATGGAAAATATTACAAATTCATTACCAACACGTTACTTGTGGAAGATTGAATCATTTTCGTTGCTCTCACAAAATGGTACTTCAAAGTATGAATCAAATGTGTTCGAATCCGGTGGCTTCAATTG GAAAATGATGATTTATCCCGATGGAGACGGAGATGGAGCAGGTCATATATCTGTATACTTGGGTATTATTGAGAAAAGTGCTGTTTGGGAGGTGAATGTCTCATTTAGCTTCTTGATATTCGATCAAATTCATGATAATTATAATGTAAtgaaag GAATGGAGAGACGTTTTCACAATATCAAGACTGAATGGGGCTTTTCGAAATGTATCTCtcataaaacattaaaagaTCCCACTAATGGTTACGTTGTTGATGACAAATGTGTCGTTGGAGTTGACATATATGTCGTGAAGAAGCAGGGAATAGGTGAATGTATGTCCTTATTGAATGACACCGAGCCTTATAAGCACGAATGGAAGATTACTGAGTTTTCAAAATTGAAGAGAAAAGTATACTCTTCTGAACagtttattcttgatggttataAATG GAAACTTTCGTTATATCCTACAGGTGACAACCGACGAAATGGTAAGAACATCTCCGTCTATCTTGAATCAGTTGATGCTAAAGGATTTAATCGCCAAAAAAGAGTCAAGGCAAAATTTAGCATTTCTCTCAAAAACCAGAATGGTGGTGAACATCAAAAGAGGAGTG GTGGGATGAATTGGTATTCAGCTGCTTCATACAGTTGGGGCTGGTCATCGTTTATGCGATGTTGTGAATTGAATGATCCTAAAAAGGGCTTTCTTATTGAAGACTGTTGCATTCTGGAAGCTGAGGTTTCTGTCGTTGGTGTCGTTAATTGTTTAACTTAA
- the LOC107016284 gene encoding MATH domain and coiled-coil domain-containing protein At3g58270-like isoform X1, whose product MGEVSMKKSIDALPRRYLLKIESFSLLSENGIYKYESNEFESGGFNWKMIIHGDGDGDGEDHISVYLAIIKPSSLHGVWEVNASFSFLIFDQIHDNYNVMKGMERRFRNIKTEWGLSKCISHETFKNPSNGYLVNDKSIFGVDVYVIKNHGIGECMSLLNDSNVYKHEWKITEFSELKNEVYSGEFTVEGYKWKLSLYPTGDSRQNGQSISVFLESVDAKGFDRHKSVGAKFSISVKNQISGDHHKNIGGANWYSAASYSWGWSSFMRCCELNDPKKGFLIEDCCILEAEVSVVGVVNCLT is encoded by the exons ATGGGAG AAGTAAGCATGAAAAAGAGTATAGATGCATTACCAAGACGTTACTTGTTGAAGATTGAATCATTTTCTTTGCTCTCAGAAAATGGTATTTACAAgtatgaatcaaatgagtttgAATCTGGTGGCTTCAATTG GAAAATGATCATTCATGGAGATGGAGATGGAGATGGAGAAGACCATATATCAGTATACTTGGCCATTATTAAGCCAAGTTCCCTACATGGTGTTTGGGAGGTGAATGCCTCATTTAGCTTCTTGATATTCGATCAAATTCACGACAACTATAATGTAATGAAAG GAATGGAGAGGCGTTTTCGCAATATCAAGACTGAATGGGGTCTATCAAAATGTATCTCTCATGAAACATTCAAAAATCCGTCTAATGGTTACCTTGTTAATGACAAAAGTATATTTGGAGTTGATGTATATGTCATCAAGAACCATGGGATAGGTGAATGTATGTCCTTATTGAACGACTCCAACGTTTATAAGCACGAATGGAAGATCACTGAATTCTCGGAATTGAAGAATGAAGTGTATTCTGGAGAGTTTACTGTTGAGGGTTATAAATG GAAACTTTCATTGTATCCTACAGGTGATAGTAGACAAAATGGTCAGAGTATCTCCGTGTTTCTTGAATCAGTTGATGCTAAAGGATTTGATCGCCACAAAAGTGTCGGGGCAAAATTTAGCATTTCCGTCAAAAACCAGATCAGTGGTGACCATCACAAGAATATTG GTGGGGCGAATTGGTATTCAGCTGCTTCATACAGTTGGGGCTGGTCATCGTTTATGCGATGTTGTGAACTGAATGATCCTAAAAAGGGCTTTCTTATTGAAGACTGTTGCATTCTTGAAGCTGAGGTTTCTGTTGTTGGAGTCGTTAATTGTTTAACTTAA
- the LOC107016284 gene encoding MATH domain and coiled-coil domain-containing protein At3g58270-like isoform X2 produces MKKSIDALPRRYLLKIESFSLLSENGIYKYESNEFESGGFNWKMIIHGDGDGDGEDHISVYLAIIKPSSLHGVWEVNASFSFLIFDQIHDNYNVMKGMERRFRNIKTEWGLSKCISHETFKNPSNGYLVNDKSIFGVDVYVIKNHGIGECMSLLNDSNVYKHEWKITEFSELKNEVYSGEFTVEGYKWKLSLYPTGDSRQNGQSISVFLESVDAKGFDRHKSVGAKFSISVKNQISGDHHKNIGGANWYSAASYSWGWSSFMRCCELNDPKKGFLIEDCCILEAEVSVVGVVNCLT; encoded by the exons ATGAAAAAGAGTATAGATGCATTACCAAGACGTTACTTGTTGAAGATTGAATCATTTTCTTTGCTCTCAGAAAATGGTATTTACAAgtatgaatcaaatgagtttgAATCTGGTGGCTTCAATTG GAAAATGATCATTCATGGAGATGGAGATGGAGATGGAGAAGACCATATATCAGTATACTTGGCCATTATTAAGCCAAGTTCCCTACATGGTGTTTGGGAGGTGAATGCCTCATTTAGCTTCTTGATATTCGATCAAATTCACGACAACTATAATGTAATGAAAG GAATGGAGAGGCGTTTTCGCAATATCAAGACTGAATGGGGTCTATCAAAATGTATCTCTCATGAAACATTCAAAAATCCGTCTAATGGTTACCTTGTTAATGACAAAAGTATATTTGGAGTTGATGTATATGTCATCAAGAACCATGGGATAGGTGAATGTATGTCCTTATTGAACGACTCCAACGTTTATAAGCACGAATGGAAGATCACTGAATTCTCGGAATTGAAGAATGAAGTGTATTCTGGAGAGTTTACTGTTGAGGGTTATAAATG GAAACTTTCATTGTATCCTACAGGTGATAGTAGACAAAATGGTCAGAGTATCTCCGTGTTTCTTGAATCAGTTGATGCTAAAGGATTTGATCGCCACAAAAGTGTCGGGGCAAAATTTAGCATTTCCGTCAAAAACCAGATCAGTGGTGACCATCACAAGAATATTG GTGGGGCGAATTGGTATTCAGCTGCTTCATACAGTTGGGGCTGGTCATCGTTTATGCGATGTTGTGAACTGAATGATCCTAAAAAGGGCTTTCTTATTGAAGACTGTTGCATTCTTGAAGCTGAGGTTTCTGTTGTTGGAGTCGTTAATTGTTTAACTTAA
- the LOC107016284 gene encoding MATH domain and coiled-coil domain-containing protein At3g58270-like isoform X3 has product MGENGIYKYESNEFESGGFNWKMIIHGDGDGDGEDHISVYLAIIKPSSLHGVWEVNASFSFLIFDQIHDNYNVMKGMERRFRNIKTEWGLSKCISHETFKNPSNGYLVNDKSIFGVDVYVIKNHGIGECMSLLNDSNVYKHEWKITEFSELKNEVYSGEFTVEGYKWKLSLYPTGDSRQNGQSISVFLESVDAKGFDRHKSVGAKFSISVKNQISGDHHKNIGGANWYSAASYSWGWSSFMRCCELNDPKKGFLIEDCCILEAEVSVVGVVNCLT; this is encoded by the exons ATGGGAG AAAATGGTATTTACAAgtatgaatcaaatgagtttgAATCTGGTGGCTTCAATTG GAAAATGATCATTCATGGAGATGGAGATGGAGATGGAGAAGACCATATATCAGTATACTTGGCCATTATTAAGCCAAGTTCCCTACATGGTGTTTGGGAGGTGAATGCCTCATTTAGCTTCTTGATATTCGATCAAATTCACGACAACTATAATGTAATGAAAG GAATGGAGAGGCGTTTTCGCAATATCAAGACTGAATGGGGTCTATCAAAATGTATCTCTCATGAAACATTCAAAAATCCGTCTAATGGTTACCTTGTTAATGACAAAAGTATATTTGGAGTTGATGTATATGTCATCAAGAACCATGGGATAGGTGAATGTATGTCCTTATTGAACGACTCCAACGTTTATAAGCACGAATGGAAGATCACTGAATTCTCGGAATTGAAGAATGAAGTGTATTCTGGAGAGTTTACTGTTGAGGGTTATAAATG GAAACTTTCATTGTATCCTACAGGTGATAGTAGACAAAATGGTCAGAGTATCTCCGTGTTTCTTGAATCAGTTGATGCTAAAGGATTTGATCGCCACAAAAGTGTCGGGGCAAAATTTAGCATTTCCGTCAAAAACCAGATCAGTGGTGACCATCACAAGAATATTG GTGGGGCGAATTGGTATTCAGCTGCTTCATACAGTTGGGGCTGGTCATCGTTTATGCGATGTTGTGAACTGAATGATCCTAAAAAGGGCTTTCTTATTGAAGACTGTTGCATTCTTGAAGCTGAGGTTTCTGTTGTTGGAGTCGTTAATTGTTTAACTTAA